Below is a window of Ovis aries strain OAR_USU_Benz2616 breed Rambouillet unplaced genomic scaffold, ARS-UI_Ramb_v3.0 scaffold_134, whole genome shotgun sequence DNA.
cttcctggacttggttgactatttcctttcccatgctcaggaagttttcagctattatctcttcaaatattttctcaggtcctctctctctctctcttctcctcctggcactgctataatgtgaatgttggtgcttTTAATGTTGCCCCAGGGGTCTCTTAGGCAGTCTgcatttcttctcattcttttttctgtatccTGTTCTGGGGCTGTGGTTTACCCCGTCCTGTCCTTCAGGTCATTCATCcattctgcctcagttactctgTTACCCAtcccttctagtgtattattcatctctgtgttGGTCCTTTATTTAGCTCTTCTAGGTCTTGGTagacatttcttgcatcttctcgatctttgcttgctttctttttctgagatccagaatcatcttcactatattactgtgaattctttttctggaaggttgcttatctccacttcatttagctGTTTTTCTGGCGTTTTATCTTGTTTAGGACATAACATTCTGCCTTTTCAtcatgattaactttctgtaatatggtttttGCTTTAGCCGCTGTGAGACtatgcttcttctgtctgctctctgatggatggGGCTAAGAAGCTTGTGTAAGCTtgttgatgggagagactggtgatgggaaaaactgggtcttgtactggtgggcagagccttgctcagtaaagtttTAATCTAATTATCTGCTGATGAGCGGGGTTCCATTTcctccctggtagttgtttggcctgaggtgacccagtgCTGGGGTCTATGGCTCTATGGTAGAGTTAATGGTGACCCCCCAAGAGGGTTTACAGCAAGGAGGACCTTCCTGGCCTGATGATGCCTGTGCCCCCGTCCCTGTGGTAACCCCTGCTGACCCAGGTAAGCAGCAAATCTCAGTAGAGAGAAAAACAATCTTTTTTCCTAACCTGCGATGAGTAAGAAGCATATGTTAAAAAATGCGACTTTTACCTGACTCCAGATGCAAACTGTCACGGTTATAAAAAATGAGGATAGTTCTTCAATATTTCAGGCATTTATTTAATACAACAGCTGGCTGTTGAGTATGTACAAtgggtcaggcactgttctagtcCCTGGCGCAAATCATACATACACGTGTAAGTTCTTAGGAGCACAAAGCTGTTCCAAGTGTGTTCTCATCTAAATATAGCTTTAAGAGACAGCCAATGGTTTAAAAGAGCAGTATTAACGGGACACAATCTCAACAAGGAAGGATGTGAGAGTCTCGTGAGGTCTCTTATAGGAAGTGGGGTGAACAACAAGGCACAaactgtatattcttggctcagCTCCTGAAGATATATAAGGGTCCCCCTAGAAGAAGGTGACATCCAACCTCCCTCACATCCTGAGActccctcctcacctctcctGAGTCCTCTCTACTGACACCATGGGCTGCTGTGGTTGTGGAAGTTGTGGTGGCTGTGGTGGTGGCTGCGGTGGCGGCTGCGGTGGTGGCTGTGGTGGCAGCTGCGGTGGTGGCTGTGGTGGTGGCTGCAGTGGCAGCTGTGGCAGCTGCAACAGCTGCAGATGCTACCGGGTGGGCTgttgcagcagctgctgcccctgTTGCTGCGGCTGCTGTGGGGGCTGCTGCAGCGTCCCCGTGGTCTGCTGCCACCGCCGCACCTGCAGCTGCCACTCGTGTGGGAAGGGCTGTTGCCAgcagaagagctgctgctgccagcAGAAGTGCTGCTGCCAGAAGCAATGCTGCCACTAGGTGAGCTGGTCTGCAGGTGCTGCTGCGCATCTGCTTGTTCCCACTGCTGAGActtctctccatcca
It encodes the following:
- the LOC132659102 gene encoding small cysteine and glycine repeat-containing protein 4-like, with protein sequence MGCCGCGSCGGCGGGCGGGCGGGCGGSCGGGCGGGCSGSCGSCNSCRCYRVGCCSSCCPCCCGCCGGCCSVPVVCCHRRTCSCHSCGKGCCQQKSCCCQQKCCCQKQCCH